In a genomic window of Polycladomyces abyssicola:
- the pxpB gene encoding 5-oxoprolinase subunit PxpB yields the protein MLSFQPIGDQAVCIRLGDRIEPSVHDRVRRWCRALERQFIPGVIEWVPSYTAVTVLYRPAEVSYQQLIQLLERLAEQLDEEPLPQPRIISLPVCYGGEYGPDLEALAELCGKTPEEVVRIHSSAEYVVYMMGFAPGFPYLGGLPKEIAAPRLATPRSSVPAGSVGIAGEQTGVYPISTPGGWRLIGRTPIPLYDPTRNPPVLLKAGDRLRFRPVGRTEYLRIADAVEKGEDVWNMGEWLKEKT from the coding sequence ATGCTCTCCTTTCAACCGATCGGAGATCAGGCGGTGTGCATTCGGCTGGGGGATCGCATCGAACCATCTGTTCACGACAGGGTCCGTCGATGGTGCAGAGCGCTGGAGAGGCAATTCATACCGGGTGTGATCGAGTGGGTCCCTTCGTATACGGCTGTGACAGTGCTGTACCGCCCTGCCGAAGTTAGCTATCAGCAGTTGATTCAATTGCTTGAAAGACTGGCGGAGCAGCTGGATGAAGAACCACTGCCGCAGCCTCGGATCATTTCCTTGCCTGTTTGCTACGGTGGCGAATACGGGCCCGATCTGGAAGCGTTAGCCGAGCTGTGTGGCAAAACACCGGAAGAAGTCGTCCGTATTCACTCCTCGGCGGAATATGTGGTCTACATGATGGGGTTCGCCCCCGGATTTCCCTATCTCGGTGGCCTGCCCAAAGAGATTGCTGCCCCCCGACTGGCAACGCCGCGATCATCGGTACCGGCCGGATCGGTGGGAATTGCCGGTGAACAGACAGGTGTTTATCCGATTTCCACACCGGGCGGTTGGCGGCTCATCGGACGAACGCCGATTCCACTCTACGATCCGACCCGCAATCCGCCGGTCCTTCTAAAGGCAGGGGATCGTTTGCGATTCCGCCCCGTCGGTCGGACGGAGTATCTCAGAATCGCGGATGCGGTGGAAAAAGGTGAAGATGTGTGGAATATGGGAGAGTGGCTGAAGGAGAAGACGTGA